AGTACTCGCGCAAGATTTCTCGTAGGTTGGGGTGAGTCGGAACTTGTCGTGTTTGCCTTTTCCCATCAGGTGAAGCTTTGCGAGTACGCGCGGGGAAAGTAATGTAATCTAATGGCTTACCTTTAGCATCAAAAACAGCATTTGTGGGCAACTGCACCACCGCACCCAATCGCTCACCAGTCCACCAAGCAATATCAAAAATCAGCTTGTGATGAAAACTCATTAAATGACTTTTGATTTTGAGATAGTCAGCATCACTCAGAAGAGATGCTTGCCCCATTCGATTAACTTTAGGCATATACATCTTTAACCGTTATTTATAAGTAAAACTGGTACATTGCCTGTTGAATGTTTTAATTAAACTTGCTCAAGTGTATATAATACAATCCTTTGATGGCTTCGTGGGATATACGTGTTTTACATAAAACTTGTCTATAGCTATTGATTTAGGTTCGGGATAAAACGGATTTAATTAACTATTACTCATCCGTTATGGCAGAACCAACTCTTACCGAAGTCTTCGGACTGGGCGCATCCCAAACTGATGCCCAATTAATCATTTCCAAGGCTGATTTAGCAGCGGTAGGCTTGACGCCTGCTGCAAACAACCGAGCAGAACAATTGTTTGTCGCTTTACTGCTTAAAGTCCAAGCTTATCTTAATCCCACATCTCAAGAAACGAA
The sequence above is a segment of the Mastigocladopsis repens PCC 10914 genome. Coding sequences within it:
- a CDS encoding tyrosine-type recombinase/integrase, encoding MYMPKVNRMGQASLLSDADYLKIKSHLMSFHHKLIFDIAWWTGERLGAVVQLPTNAVFDAKGKPLDYITFPARTRKASPDGKRQTRQVPTHPNLREILREYSNAHKPNLVGFLFPSSHGSHLQFQAASRALRRAVAKAGLVSNGISTHSFRRTLITKLSRRGIATATIKKITGHQDVHALMKYIEVSDDQIKEAIATL